One genomic region from Amaranthus tricolor cultivar Red isolate AtriRed21 chromosome 12, ASM2621246v1, whole genome shotgun sequence encodes:
- the LOC130797183 gene encoding 9-cis-epoxycarotenoid dioxygenase NCED2, chloroplastic: MALPPTNTLHFSSNSKLQFGSNCSKNTIHSINSLLQLDSPKKQTKSITIPSPINKPSSSPFNLPKKSSNSHPLQWNPIQKATAVALDMVENALNSFENQHPLPKTADPLIQISGNFAPVPEQPVKKNLPVTGSIPECIHGVYVRNGANPLYQPVAGHHFFDGDGMIHAVQFNQDGSVSYSCRFTETNRFKQERALGRPIFPKAIGELHGHSGIGRLLLFYTRALCGLIDQNNGIGVANAGVVYFNHRLLAMSEDDLPYQIRVTPSGDLQTVERYSFNGELNSTMIAHPKVDPVSGQMFALSYDVVKKPYLKYFYFNPDGTKSPDVEIDFEAPTMMHDFAITENFVIIPDSQVVFKLQEMIRGGSPVVFDKEKVSRFGILPKYSSSSDEIQWVDVQDCFCFHLWNAWEEPESDEVVVIGSCMTPADSIFNECDENLSSVLSEIRLNRKTGVSTRREILQNSEKMNLEAGMVNKKKLGRKTQFAYLAIAEPWPKVSGFAKVDLINGEAKNFCYGEDKYGGEPLFIHKEENSGREDDGYIVAFVHDEKNWESELQIVNAMDLELVATVKLPSRVPYGFHGTFISAEDLQKQA; the protein is encoded by the coding sequence ATGGCTTTGCCACCAACTAATACACTCCATTTTTCTTCTAATTCAAAACTTCAATTCGGCTCGAattgctccaaaaacacaatcCATTCAATAAATTCTCTTCTCCAACTCGACTCTcctaaaaaacaaaccaaatccaTCACCATTCCTTCTCCAATTAATAAACCTTCTTCTTCTCCTTTCAATCTCCCTAAAAAATCATCAAATTCTCATCCTCTTCAATGGAATCCCATTCAAAAAGCAACAGCAGTTGCCTTAGACATGGTAGAAAACGCCTTAAACTCCTTTGAAAATCAACACCCATTACCAAAAACAGCCGACCCATTGATTCAAATTTCAGGTAATTTCGCCCCAGTTCCCGAACAACCTGTAAAAAAGAACCTTCCAGTAACTGGGTCCATCCCAGAATGTATCCATGGAGTCTACGTTAGAAATGGAGCAAACCCACTTTACCAACCGGTAGCTGGTCACCATTTCTTTGACGGTGATGGAATGATTCACGCCGTCCAATTCAACCAAGATGGTTCAGTCAGTTACTCATGTCGTTTCACTGAAACTAACCGTTTTAAACAAGAACGCGCTCTGGGTCGCCCCATATTCCCCAAAGCAATCGGAGAATTGCATGGCCATTCCGGAATTGGCCGGCTTCTGTTATTCTACACCCGTGCATTGTGCGGTCTTATAGACCAAAATAATGGAATTGGAGTAGCAAATGCTGGAGTTGTCTATTTTAACCACAGACTTTTAGCAATGTCCGAAGATGATTTACCATATCAAATTAGGGTTACTCCTTCTGGGGATTTGCAAACTGTAGAGAGATATTCCTTTAATGGAGAATTGAATTCTACAATGATAGCTCATCCCAAAGTTGATCCAGTTTCCGGTCAAATGTTTGCTTTGAGTTATGATGTAGTTAAGAAACCTTAtttaaaatacttttattttaacCCAGATGGGACTAAATCCCCAGACgttgaaattgattttgaagCACCAACAATGATGCATGATTTCGCAATCACTGAGAATTTTGTCATAATTCCTGATTCTCAAGTTGTGTTTAAGCTTCAAGAAATGATTCGAGGTGGTTCCCCTGTtgtttttgataaagaaaaggTTTCCAGGTTTGGGATTCTTCCCAAATATTCATCTTCTTCAGATGAAATTCAATGGGTAGATGTTCAGGATTGTTTTTGCTTTCATCTATGGAATGCTTGGGAAGAACCCGAATCTGATGAGGTTGTTGTAATCGGGTCTTGCATGACTCCGGCTGACTCCATTTTCAATGAATGTGATGAGAATCTTTCCAGTGTGTTGTCTGAAATCCGGCTAAACAGAAAAACAGGAGTTTCAACCCGGAGAGAAATTCTTCAAAATTCAGAGAAAATGAATTTAGAAGCTGGGATGGTGAATAAGAAGAAACTTGGGAGGAAAACCCAGTTTGCTTACCTCGCCATTGCTGAACCATGGCCGAAAGTTTCGGGTTTTGCCAAGGTTGATTTAATCAATGGAGAAGCTAAGAACTTCTGTTATGGGGAAGATAAATATGGAGGAGAACCTTTGTTTATTCATAAAGAGGAGAATTCAGGACGAGAAGATGATGGGTATATAGTTGCATTTGTTCATGATGAGAAAAACTGGGAATCAGAGCTTCAAATTGTGAATGCCATGGATTTAGAATTGGTTGCGACAGTTAAGCTTCCATCAAGGGTACCTTACGGTTTTCATGGCACTTTTATAAGTGCTGAAGATTTACAGAAACAAgcgtag